The nucleotide window CCAATAGGGGGCTTATCCATGCCTCTTAAAAGCTACATGgagtcgtgtgtgtgtgtgtgtgtgtgtgtgtgttgtgaagcTCAACATTGTCATTTGACACTATTTAGACTGaatctgcctttaaaaaaatcaataacaaatCTGTTTAGACATTAAAGAATCCTTGTAAAAAGATCAAACACAGAGACTGAAACGAgtcttaaaaaacaagttttctgtgTGCTTTATTACAAGTCAGTTaactaaataatatatattatattaacaGATATATTACTCTGCtgatttacattatttacacaCATATTAGTTGGTTGCATCAGGTTGCTTGTTGGTTTCTGTATTGCCTGTTGATCTCGTTCTGAACCACATCCACTTCATCAGCTGTGATTGTCCGGTCATCAAATGGACTACCTGTAAAGCACCACAATGTTAATGATTTCTGAGGACTTTTGGTAAATAAAACGGTTTGCCTTAATGAGGCTACTCCTATGCCTTTAATTTTTGTATAACTTAACTACGTGTGATCCGATCTTTGGAAGTGGGGTTTTAGTGGAAAGCTTATAAACGTGTAATGTCTGACTTGTTGTAGCTcttgaagtgctacagctagctgctactgctgctatttgtgtttgCGGTAAGGAAAATGTATGTAAACAACTGCAAAGCAAAATTTACAgcactttaaaagttttttagttttcacataAACTTGTAAATTTTGACAGGAGTTATTATAAGATGGCCAAACTCCACTCAGATCATGGCCCCaaaaagctatctgcagcaggtaagataattaacttttaacttttccacagaaccccacttcaaaagatcagtCTAATGTATTACAATACTAGAAGTCCACGCTTACTGATGCCGTTTGTCCCGTCTGAAGAGTTGCTGACAAGGAAAGTGGAGGAGCTGGGCGAGTTGTTGTTCTGTGAGGAGTTGAAGGAGGTCATTGGGGACCTCCTCACAGTCTTCTGTGTTGCAGTGCGACTCCACTCTAAACGACGCACAGAAAGGACGAGAggtgattcatgtttttatagaCTTTTACTTTATAGGAACACCTTGAAGAGGATCGGAGAGCAGGCGGAGTGAGGACGCTCGGAAGGTTTGAACCAACTCGAACCTGAGTTTTCTGCCAGTCTCATCTTGCCACAGCACAGGTAGGTTCTCCACTGCTTCCTCACGTTGTCCTTCACCGCACAGTGgaacacaaatataaagaaacctGCAAGACAATGTTGTTTATGTCAAATGTAGAACAGTTTCTACAGAACAGCACGAGAAAGCCGTGTATATTGTTAAGAACAGTGAATCTTGAGAAATGTCTTAAgaattttatgaattttatgaCATTGTACTGACAAGAGTTGATGTCACTTCTTTTGCTAACCATTGCATTCAGATACTTACAGGATGACAGATATAGAAACTTGAATCAGGGactgtagtttgttttaatacacTCTTAATTTGCAACCTCAAATATGGCTATAAGCTTGCAACAAACCCAGTTTTTACAGTAGAAGTAATGGTGCTAATGGTTACATGAATGGTCCTGCTTTGGTGGAAGCAAAGACTGAGATCCTGGAAGGTCAGCCCACCTTGCAGGGAGTTGAAGATGGAGAAGAGGTACATGAACGGCAGGTTGACAGGCCCCCAGGCGAAAAAGGCAAAGCCCCAGGTGAGGCCCAGAAGGAGGGTTATCCCGACCACGCTGCGCACATCCTGCACTGTCACGCGGTGCTTCACGTTGTGGGGGTTCTGACTTTTCACCCGATGCAGCTGGACCAAGACTACGATGAACATGATGACATTGAAGATGAAAATGACGCAGAAATAGGCCACGACAGCAACGTAGAAGGCAACGTCGTTCCTCAGCCAGCAGCTGTGCAAACCCACGAGGAAGAAGAGTCCCatggttagatttttttttttccccctcttaaaatgatttatacTGCTAGTTTATAAATCTCGTAGAACTTACAAATCATCAGTCGTGCCGTCTGGAAACCTCCCGTAGGACACCAGGCCgtagttgtttttgtcaatCGCAATGACAATGATAACCACAAGCATCGGCACCCCCCAGCCCACCACCGAGAACCTCAGCATGTAGTGGGACGTGTAGCTGTTGAAGACTTTCACGATCGCCATGTACATGTGGACGGCCTCCAGCCCCATCCAGGTGAAGCTCACCAGGAGGAAGTAGTGAAGGAACCAGGCCGTGGAAATGCAAAGGCCCACAGCGTCCGGATAAAGGGCCAGCCACGCGTCCACCAGGAAGACCAGgttgagcagcagcagagcgaAGCACAGCTCGATCAGAATTTTGGACGGGACGTCTTTACGCAGCTTCCTGCAGATGGGTAAAATGGTTTTGGcaacattaaaagcaaaacaaaacctctgttAGCAATCTGCAGTACTTACTAAGAAGTTTTAAAGTACAATATCTCAGTAAAAGAaaccagcatttcttgaagaaacaCATGCCACCGGCCACCTTGTATGCCAGAGTTTTCCATAAAGATCTTGCACCATCTATTGGTGCTTTAAGTATGTgttaaagatgactctcagctactaccacatcaaatctttgctcagtatttgtaaaactgactgaaatacaACTATTTTGGATTTGCTGGCTCATGAGAtgcagtcaaacaaacacagacacaggcaattacatgccTTCCTGCCTTTTTATGGCAATAAGCGAAACGAGAAAATGGTGAATAACTCACTCAAAGGCCAGGTAAGTGAGGAGTGTTATGGACAGGAAGATGGCGGAAACTCCACAGCCAATATAGGTGATAAACGTCAGGATGGTGGCCTGAACACGACTGATAAGAGGGTCTCTGGCGAGAGcctgaaagaggaaaaattaGAGGTTCATTAAAGTCCTCTTCTAACGAATATACAAAGCTTGGACAAACTATAACAAATGATCATCTTTTTACCAGCAGGATGGCAAAGCTGGTTAAATGGTTGCAGGCACAAATGGTCTCATTGTCTGTACTGTTTTGGAGAAAGCAGCCATCTGGATTCCAGCCACCTGAGTcgtctgcagaaaaaaaaacagctcagccATAGCCTAAATCTACTTGtttaaataactaaattttTCAGtagttattgttaaaaaaaaacaaaacagacttacTGTTCAATGTGAAGTCCCAGTAAACACACGACGCAACAAAATTAGCCTGTAGTTTGGAAAATATATGTcagtttgcagtttttaaaggaGACAAGTGAAggcatttaatgatttttttttttgactcacaGGTACGGGTTCCAAATTTCTCATCTGAAATACAACATTGTCGGTCAGTCCTCTGATGGACAGATTGGCCACACTTGCTCCTAAGATCCCGCTGATGAGTTTACGTTCTCCTAACGAGTTGTCCTGTGGGGGGGGGAGGAGTCATTCAGAGACgacacaaaaaacatcttataGAGTTGAAATTAaaaggtgttttaatgtttttcctgtgttgttTAATAATGGTGCCGGTTGAGTGTATAAACCTGGAACACTGTGCTCTGCTGGAAGAAGTTGAACTGGAGTCTGGAGACCTGCAGCTTCTCTTCAGGGGTCAGGTTCTGAGTGAGGGTGGAGGGCAGCTGGATGGAGCCCTGAGGGATGGAGGACTCTTTATTCACGCTCCTCGTCAGCCTCGGAGCCCCACGGACCTGCAGCACACATGGGACACGGGCGGAAAGATCCGGGCTTAAACAGCTTCTCTGAACAATGTAGCAGGCTGGAACTAATTAAGAAGGCACAACATCGGCAGCAAGGATTTTCAACCTTTTAACATAGTTGCAGTATTtcacaggggtggaaattaaaaattttgatcaccagccatagtggctggggGNNNNNNNNNNNNNNNNNNNNNNNNNNNNNNNNNNNNNNNNNNNNNNNNNNNNNNNNNNNNNNNNNNNNNNNNNNNNNNNNNNNNNNNNNNNNNNNNNNNNNNNNNNNNNNNNNNNNNNNNNNNNNNNNNNNNNNNNNNNNNNNNNNNNNNNNNNNNNNNNNNNNNNNNNNNNNNNNNNNNNNNNNNNNNNNNNNNNNNNNNNNNNNNNNNNNNNNNNNNNNNNNNNNNNNNNNNNNNNNNNNNNNNNNNNNNNNNNNNNNNNNNNNNNNNNNNNNNNNNNNNNNNNNNNNNNNNNNNNNNNNNNNNNNNNNNNNNNNNNNNNNNNNNNNNNNNNNNNNNNNNNNNNNNNNNNNNNNNNNNNNNNNNNNNNNNNNNNNNNNNNNNNNNNNNNNNNNNNNNNNNNNNNNNNNNNNNNNNNNNNNNNNNNNNNNNNNNNNNNNNNNNNNNNNNNNNNNNNNNNNNNNNNNNNNNNNNNNNNNNNNNNNNNNNNNNNNNNNNNNNNNNNNNNNNNNNNNNNNNNNNNNNNNNNNNNNNNNNNNNNNNNNNNNNNNNNNNNNNNNNNNNNNNNNNNNNNNNNNNNNNNNNNNNNNNNNNNNNNNNNNNNNNNNNNNNNNNNNNNNNNNNNNNNNNNNNNNNNNNNNNNNNNNNNNNNNNNNNNNNNNNNNNNNNNNNNNNNNNNNNNNNNNNNNNNNNNNNNNNNNNNNNNNNNNNNNNNNNNNNNNNNNNNNNNNNNNNNNNNNNNNNNNNNNNNNNNNNNNNNNNNNNNNNNNNNNNNNNNNNNNNNNNNNNNNNNNNNNNNNNNNNNNNNNNNNNNNNNNNNNNNNNNNNNNNNNNNNNNNNNNNNNNNNNNNNNNNNNNNNNNNNNNNNNNNNNNNNNNNNNNNNNNNNNNNNNNNNNNNNNNNNNNNNNNNNNNNNNNNNNNNNNNNNNNNNNNNNNNNNNNNNNNNNNNNNNNNNNNNNNNNNNNNNNNNNNNNNNNNNNNNNNNtctgatgggggaacgcggctcgacgtaacagcagcaacccgagcacattgctgccccctatatgtcaagaggacaaataacacattttctgttcaaattgccaacccgccacagtggcctgtgtgttgatcaaattcacccgccacttcaaatatttacccgcatttggcgggtggcgggtgctaatttccacccctggtatTTCACTGAGTAGTTCACAGTACAAAAGATGGCTTAATCTTTTACTTTCTACCATATTTAACAGATGTATATTTTTGAATGTAAGTCTTGTTTACAAAGCAAATTATTGTCATAATTAGGTGCActtaatttataaaaatttcTTCACCAGAGTGACCTTTGAACTGCTTGTTCCAGTTTAAGTGGGAAACACTGTTTTCTCTAAATTCTCTTTGTAGTTCCAAGAGTTCAAAAtgagatcttttgaagtggggttctgtgtaaaagttttgaGTAATTAATGTCTTATCTGTCGTAGATGGCTCCTTGAACAGCAtccgtttggagaaatagtttatttttgatgATCTAAGTTGATTGCTGTCATTTATAAATCAATTCCAGTTTAAAGATTCTTTTCTATTGCGGTTCATGCTGTTTCTGAACCTTTCCAGTGCTGTCAGTTCTGCTTTATGTAATTCTTTACATAGAAATCTGTGGTTATTTGAAAATGCAAATAGTGACACGAATAGCTATGGCTGCAGCACACGTGCAGCTTGTGGTACTTCCAGtaaaatatcataaaatttCTTCCAGAATAACTGTGTATTGTGAAGTTAGTGGTAATGTAAAGATGAATATAATTAGAGTTCATGAACGTCTAAGAAAGTTTGGAGATTGgggatggcagcaatccattttggcCTTGGCTCGCTCAAGTCAGCCTTAGCTTGTCAagctggtcagaattaaactctatttctcccaACTGAGGTCGTTTAAAgcgctgtctacaacaggtaagatcataacctttccacagaacccctcaTCCGAActaatgatatatatatataactgatGGGAGAGTCCCCAAGTTTGATTGGTCCTGctgtaagtaaaataaaatgtgttgtacTCTAAAACAGAATGACACATCGTCTGATGTTTTGCCTTTATCAGAATAAATCCTGGATCTTATTTGTCTTACCAGTACGTTACTGGGGTCCGAGATGGTAAAGGACGCCGCCTGGAAGTTTGTGCCATCGGCTGGTTTCACAGCCAGAGACAGAGACGGCGACAACAGGGTCTCAGCTGTCGCTCCAACGACCAGCTTCAACCCCACCGTCTCAACAATCCCTATAATCCTGTTGGagaaaaggtaagaaatgtTGTTATTGGGCATGACTCCAGTCACGTAACATCTCGCTACATATTTACAGCTTTGAGCCATGATACTTTGATGGGTAGTTGTAAAAATGTaggcaagaaaaataaatctattgCAGGTTTGTTAACCCACTTAAGTTTCCTAAACTTGAACAATCAGTATGTTATCAGTGTCAAGATTAATGCAGGTTCAACATCCCGACATTTTGGTATTaggcaataaaataaacagcatgtCACATTCATGTGAAGTCAGGGCATCATAACACTGTGGAGAACATTTACTCTGCCCCACACTCACTAACATCAGTATTCAACAAGTCAAACCTTTTTTGTAACTCAATATGTTGGCGGGGGGAAAAGTTGAGTGAATTCACGAGTAACCTGTTGGAGGTGCTCGACAGCTTCTCGGGTGAGGCGCCCAGCAGGTTGCTGACGATGTGGACGGAGATGTCTCCCAGCACCAGGCTGACAGTCGGACCGGACAAAATGTCCTCCAGTTCCGAGACCAGCCGTTCGATGTCTGCAGAGGTCAGCCTGGACACGTTTCGGCTCAGCTCCAGCAGCCTGTTGGCTCTGCTCTCAGCTACAGTGAACAAACATTGGAACAAGTTTATTGTGGTGCATTAAAATGCCCCGAGGAAGTATTCACCCCGCCCATCCTTTTTCAAGTGTTCTGTTGCAGCGGACATGTTTTCAGTGttctacaacttttttttttcctaatgaaTCTTGACAAAATGACTTTACATTGTTGtcattaaactaaaaacacagtGTTAAAAAGGCATAAAGGTTGTCCTAATACGTATTCATTCCTCTTGTTTAAAAGTCATAAGGTCTATTTGAATTACAGGCCGCAATGCgacaaaacaggagaaaagcCAAGAGGGTGGGCATTTTCATGTGGcgctttaatataaaaatgaaaccaagaGCACAAAGGTGCTGAGGCGACAACTCACCCGATTCAGTGGTCGTTCCACCTGATGAGTTCCCAGTATTGGGTGTGGTTTTAGTTGCGCTGAGTGTGCCCGTCCCTGTGCTGTTAGCAGTAGTCGTGGGGTTTTCTGGATCACCTGTTGTGTTCAGgtgtgttgttgttgatgatgatgatgctggtGTGGTTGTGTTCGTCATGGATGTGGTTCCATTCGCAGAAGACGTGCTGTTGCTCGGCTGTGACGTCGTCGCGTTCGCAGACGAGGTGCTGTTGCTCGGCTGTGACGTCGTCGCGTTCGCAGACGAGGTGCTGTTGCTCGGCTCTGACGTCGTCGCGTTCGCAGACGAGGTGCTGTTGCTCGGTTGCGCGGTTGTAACGTTCGGACTAGCTGTAGTCGACCCATCATCGGCAACACAAACACCCTCCAGCTGGataacatttgttccattttgactacaaattaaaataaaaaagagataaaCTGTGATCTGGAGTTTGTGAAAAGATCATGAACATATTTTATGTCACCTGTTGTGGGTAACTGTTAGAACAACCCCagttggagaaataaagtttaattcaaaccagattgatgagctaacaactagtctCAACGGGGCCAAAACTAGACTAGAttgttgttgtcttaaaacaactttattctaaaaaacATCACAGCGGTTTCAGACATCCTTACACtgttttataacttttctttagcttcagttttgtaCTACACAGTTGTCCTGGAGGAAATATTGTGATAACACCggtgttgctgctgctttttgtctttacaAACAATCACAGAATTCcatgaaaataattatttgatatGAAACTGGCGAGACcgtaaaggtttataatatAGTGCTTGAAAATTAGATTGAGATTAATGCTTCTTCAAGCAATCCACTTCGGTTTGGGTCACACTTGAACGAGCTGTTAGCTCTATTTCGTCAAAATGATGATCTTTCAAAGACTCGCATTTCAAAAGAATCGCTTTAACGACAATATTGAGTTCAGTGAGTTTGTAAAACCTTGGTTGGAGGAGAGAAAGGTTGTGAAGGAAGATGATACAAACCATGTGAGGACGCCAGGGTTCTGTATTTCTGAACAAAAGTCCTCGACCTCCAGGTCACTATTTATCCATGTGAGCGGGGAGTCCAGTGGATTCTCGCTCGCGTCTCCGTTTCCACAGATTGCTGCAtgtgacacaaaacaaacaaataaaaaacctcatcatcaacatcatttttacagtttttgttagCCTGAGCTGAACGTTAGTGAGGAACATACTCACCCGCTCGCCTCACTCGCCCAATAAGAGAGATTAGCTCCACAGCTTCAAATGTGCTCTTCACATCTGCCTCCACAGAACAGATCGGGACCTCGTGGAAAAGGCTCAAAACCACTCTGCAGGTTTGActttaaatgacaaagaaaCAGGTTTCTGTTAGCGTCCACCCGTTACAGGTGGGTCAGTGTAGAAAAACGctgctgagagagagagagagagagagagggctcactttgttgttgttccctCACAGGCAACGCTGGCGTTCTGAGGAGAGATTGAATTTAGAATTAAAAATCAGGATTGGTTTCAAATGTTTGCCACAGAGGAATAAATGGGGGAATATTTGCTAACACAGAACATCATAACCATGGGAATATGTTTCAGTTGGGGGAGGAGCTATAAGTGAATGAATCTGTATGACCCTAAACACCCATTATGCCACATAGATGCAGTGAAATGCATACTACCAGTGCACTATGTGTTATCTGAATGTGCACATTAAAGAATAGGCTGTTTCACCGGACAGACAGTATCAATAAAACAACTATCAGGACCTAATGCTTATCTGCTCCAGGGCTGGTTGATGTACCAGATTTACAAAACTCGATATAATACTGTTACTGAACTCTAAACCCATCAATATCAATAATTTTATCCGttttttcattcatcttttAACTTTGTATTTGGACACATGTCCTATTGCAAACATCAGGAGTTGCTGTAGCACCGTCCGCACCCATAGTTCCCTCTGCCTTGCTGTACAGCTACACTATAAACCATAATATATTGCTATTACTTCATGTTCTGGCTTAATGTCTCCTATGATTAACAGGTCTGCTCTTATTAAAGTTGCTCTTAAATCAGTTCGGAAAGATTCCAagtagaaaatgtaaaaaaaaaaaaaaaatattacaaaatattaCTTCTCTTCTCGATAACTTGCGTTaaggtaatttttaaaaatgctcttACTTTTTATCATGaatatgtatgtaaatgagtTGTTATTTCTGTGATCaaacatattattttattaacagaaagAGTAAATGAAACACCTGATTTATATTTTGGGAATTCTTCTCtattagtctttaaaaaaaaaagcacaattattaaaaaaaaaaattgctttctGAAAGCATTGCTCCTACAGTTAAGAGTTGTAGTCTGTTACCTTGTAATTAGTTGGAATGATTGATGATTCACGATTCGTCACTTGACATAAAATACTGCAAAGAAACATTGGAAAGCATGCGGTTTCCGTTTAATTTTACACAATGACATTTTAGCTTCTCGCTCTTTTAACGAAACTTAAAAACTTACCTCGTATTGTCACTGCAAGCTGGCTGTTTCACGACAGAcatctgtgggaaaaaaaaaaaaagcagagtatTACTACCCGAAGCAACGAGAAGGAGTTCTCTGACTTGTGGGCAAACTGGAGCTTTACCAGGGAGGAGAAGGACGAAATGTTCATCGCGGCGTCTCGCACGGAAACTGAAAAGGTGTAATACGCATCTGCAGACAGAAGGACGCATCACTCAGTAAAGGCTTTCAGATGGGGTGTGTTTCGGTAAAAATGTGAGGAAATTTTAAGTTGGTAAAACACAAACCGGGTCGGCTGCAGTAAGCAGAGCAGTTACAGCTGGTGGTGTCTGAAATTAAACCGGAAAAAAATTTCATGACACTTAAACATCTCTATGTGTTTATatactactaataataactTTAAGTTCctgacaaaacatttatttggtcTTTATGATCATATTTGTGAAGCTATATCATAAAACAAGAAGACCAAACAGGTCTTTGTGTCATAAGGTTTCTCAAATTCTTCTTAAAGCTTTAATTCTCTAAATACATAATGaagaattaaactgtatttattgGAGGTTCACTGAGTTCATACAAGAGCATGACTTGATTTTCTGCAATATTTAATCTTTACTTTCAGACTGAAACGCATCACAACACATAGGAaaatagagaaagaaaaatgtatctccatttctttattttagtaGGCTCAAATAAAATCGCTAGGAGCTCACCTGCGCTGCAGTTTGTTGAGTTGCTTTGAGGGACGACGTACGATTCTTCACTGTCGAGAGGCAAACgtcataaaatgttaaagttgcCCTACGATGCTCAGCAGCTCAATTCAAAAGATACTTCATTTTGTCAAAGCGTTTTCTGTCCGACTACATTTTACCTGTAACTAATAGCCAAAGAAATATCTGTCAACCCAAACATTTGCTTTGttacatcaataaataaaaacttggacTGATTATTAAGAGATGCCAGAACCCAAAGGTTGTTATATTAGTGAACAACGCACGAGAGCCGATGATATAAAAGTAATCAAagtcatgacttttttttttgtcaaacacagGTTGTTTCTCCATAATAATTCATGCAACTATACAGCAGTTgtgtaaaaatggcaaaaaaatcaaagatttaaaaaatatatatatttttttttctagatgcCTAAACCTCTTGTAGTCATTGTCACgtaaatgtcagttttagacATTGTTGCTGTTTGCCACACAAAAATCACCACCTACCAGTGAAATATTACAGTTTTCTCATATCAAACAGGCtgtttaaacatatattttgatTTCAAGCTAACAAACCACCTCATTGTGTGAAtggaaggaataaaaaaatccttgaaATGTCAGACAGCAGGTATTTAGCAGCAGCTCAGcctcttttattaaagttttcttttgtttatttcatgtgttttttagTGGCTGTGAACAAATttgaatgacttttttatttgatttgatcaaAGTTCAGTGCATGATTTCAGAATTAGAAATCTTACCCCGGGGTATGACATCTGACATCTCTTATTTCTCATTTAGAACATAAAGAAACTTACCACGAAGCACCTGGCGGACCGGAATAAACGCAGCTGTTTCCCCCTTTTGGATCGCTGCTGCACTGCTCAATCGAACCTGCTAAGTAACAAAGATTGGATTTAATTAATAACAGGGTCCTATGAGGtcagcaataatgttttttttttttttttttttgcttttcaaaacgTGTGCCACTCACTCAGCTGATCTGCCCTGTTTCCCACCACGGTGATGTTGGAAGAATTACTGGCTGCGCAGAGTGTTCGGAGGATGCAGCATGCGGGTACGCTCTGACTCAGCCGCAGCATCACGGAGCACTTCGTATTACtgaatcacacacaaaaaataaaaatccgtGTCAGTAAAACGTGGATTGCGAGACACACCGGTGCCAAATGTTTGAACTTACTTTATCGCAGTTTTTTCGAGGCATGAAACTTCCATTCCCTGTGAAAACACCAGTGTGGGTTACTCAGTGTCCTTGtttaaacactgtaaaaccGAATTGATACATTTTAATATCAACTTACTTGAAATAAAgatggcgttgtgttaacattGACCCtcctgaaaaaagaaatgagacatTAATGAATAATTTGAGTTTTGAGGGATACAGAGTAAGCACATAGATGCATCTTTGTTCTAATCATGTTTCTGCAAACAGGTAAAATTTCCTTTATGagtgtgtttctttaaaaaaggccTAAAATTCAGTCTGCTCTGCACAAGACACAACTACATTCATTAGAACAGAACTCATTGCtagtgtctgtttttttcattatttgtcaaATGTAATTTAAAGTTTCCTCTATTAATGGTTACTTTTATGACAACAGCACAAATGCAACAAtacttttagaaagaaaaacgTGATTTTTCCTTCACTGAgttgttaggtttttttttgttcattcattcaggtatttattcttttttttagatataaatATCATACCTGCTTTGTGTATCACTGTTTCTAATCTCCCGTACGAAACGTCTTATACTATCTGACTGGACAGATGCCTGTAGGTTTATAGGTGGGTTCTGTAGGGTCTCGTTTATGATGGTTATTAAATTGTTTATGAAGTTGTTGCTCTGAGTTACAGGTGGTGTAGTGGCTGGATCTGTTATTGTTGATGTGATGCCATTtagggttgttgttgttgcagcagctgtgttgttGCTATTCAAAGTTGTTGTAGTTGTTGCAGTGTTGCCATTAAAAGTTGTTGTTGCAGTTATTGTTGCAGTGTTGCCATTTACAGttgttgttgcagcagctgtgtggttGCTATTCAAAGTTGTTGTAGTTGTTGCAGCTGTTGTTGCAATGTTGCcatttaaagttgttgttgcagttgttgttgttgcggTGTTGCCATttacagttgttgttgtttcagcagCTGTGTGTTTGCTATTCAAAGTTGTTGTAGTTGTTGCAGCTGTCGTTGCAGTGTTGCcatttaaagttgttgttgCAGTTATTGTTGCAGTGTTCCCATttacagttgttgttgttgcagcagctgtgtggttGCTATTCAAAGTTGTTGTAGTTGTTGCAGCTGTTGTTGCAGTGTTGCcatttaaagttgttgttgCAGTTGTTGTTGTNNNNNNNNNNNNNNNNNNNNNNNNNNNNNNNNNNNNNNNNNNNNNNNNNNNNNNNNNNNNNNNNNNNNNNNNNNNNNNNNNNNNNNNNNNNNNNNNNNNNNNNNNNNNNNNNNNNNNNNNNNNNNNNNNNNNNNNNNNNNNNNNNNNNNNNNNNNNNNNNNNNNNNNNNNNNNNNNNNNNNNNNNNNNNNNNNNNNNNNNNNNNNNNNNNNNNNNNNNNNNNNNNNNNNNNNNNNNNNNNNNNNNNNNNNNNNNNNNNNNNNNNNNNNNNNNNNNNNNNNNNNNNNNNNNNNNNNNNNNNNNNNNNNNNNNNNNNNNNNNNNNNNNNNNNNNNNNNNNNNNNNNNNNNNNNNNNNNNNNNNNNNNNNNNNNNNNNNNNNNNNNNNNN belongs to Kryptolebias marmoratus isolate JLee-2015 linkage group LG13, ASM164957v2, whole genome shotgun sequence and includes:
- the LOC108236975 gene encoding adhesion G-protein coupled receptor G2 isoform X3 — encoded protein: MEVSCLEKTAINNTKCSVMLRLSQSVPACCILRTLCAASNSSNITVVGNRADQLTGSIEQCSSDPKGGNSCVYSGPPGASCEESYVVPQSNSTNCSADTTSCNCSAYCSRPDAYYTFSVSVRDAAMNISSFSSLMSVVKQPACSDNTSILCQVTNRESSIIPTNYKNASVACEGTTTNQTCRVVLSLFHEVPICSVEADVKSTFEAVELISLIGRVRRAAICGNGDASENPLDSPLTWINSDLEVEDFCSEIQNPGVLTCQNGTNVIQLEGVCVADDGSTTASPNVTTAQPSNSTSSANATTSEPSNSTSSANATTSQPSNSTSSANATTSQPSNSTSSANGTTSMTNTTTPASSSSTTTHLNTTGDPENPTTTANSTGTGTLSATKTTPNTGNSSGGTTTESAESRANRLLELSRNVSRLTSADIERLVSELEDILSGPTVSLVLGDISVHIVSNLLGASPEKLSSTSNRIIGIVETVGLKLVVGATAETLLSPSLSLAVKPADGTNFQAASFTISDPSNVLVRGAPRLTRSVNKESSIPQGSIQLPSTLTQNLTPEEKLQVSRLQFNFFQQSTVFQDNSLGERKLISGILGASVANLSIRGLTDNVVFQMRNLEPVPANFVASCVYWDFTLNNDSGGWNPDGCFLQNSTDNETICACNHLTSFAILLALARDPLISRVQATILTFITYIGCGVSAIFLSITLLTYLAFEKLRKDVPSKILIELCFALLLLNLVFLVDAWLALYPDAVGLCISTAWFLHYFLLVSFTWMGLEAVHMYMAIVKVFNSYTSHYMLRFSVVGWGVPMLVVIIVIAIDKNNYGLVSYGRFPDGTTDDFCWLRNDVAFYVAVVAYFCVIFIFNVIMFIVVLVQLHRVKSQNPHNVKHRVTVQDVRSVVGITLLLGLTWGFAFFAWGPVNLPFMYLFSIFNSLQGFFIFVFHCAVKDNVRKQWRTYLCCGKMRLAENSEWSRTATQKTVRRSPMTSFNSSQNNNSPSSSTFLVSNSSDGTNGISSPFDDRTITADEVDVVQNEINRQYRNQQAT
- the LOC108236975 gene encoding adhesion G-protein coupled receptor G2 isoform X1 produces the protein MVNGNEDAMGAPGSYSGGSSGRKSLAPSVRVKRSGSHLTCALWLKIHLLIILLAGQTFGQNSTVASNVATPTTTTTTAAQTAGQAFSSLSSTAASSITTTTLSVASSITTTPSVASRITTTTPSVASRITTTTPSVASSITTTPSVASRITTTLSVASSITTTPSVASRITTTTPSAASSITTTPSVASNSTTSTPTVVSIITTTQSVASNITATPTVVSNITTTQSVASNITPTPSVASNITTTPSVASNITTTQSVASNITATPSVASNSTTPTSSATANITTATSSVTSNITTATPSAASNITTTSNVTSNITTPTTTAAPTSVFYFLDVTVVVSGQRKNESEIIVWLDQVFQSSLEKCLSSSTGQTTTGPTSPQTTAPSDSTVTTTTQKRVNVNTTPSLFQGMEVSCLEKTAINNTKCSVMLRLSQSVPACCILRTLCAASNSSNITVVGNRADQLTGSIEQCSSDPKGGNSCVYSGPPGASCEESYVVPQSNSTNCSADTTSCNCSAYCSRPDAYYTFSVSVRDAAMNISSFSSLMSVVKQPACSDNTSILCQVTNRESSIIPTNYKNASVACEGTTTNQTCRVVLSLFHEVPICSVEADVKSTFEAVELISLIGRVRRAAICGNGDASENPLDSPLTWINSDLEVEDFCSEIQNPGVLTCQNGTNVIQLEGVCVADDGSTTASPNVTTAQPSNSTSSANATTSEPSNSTSSANATTSQPSNSTSSANATTSQPSNSTSSANGTTSMTNTTTPASSSSTTTHLNTTGDPENPTTTANSTGTGTLSATKTTPNTGNSSGGTTTESAESRANRLLELSRNVSRLTSADIERLVSELEDILSGPTVSLVLGDISVHIVSNLLGASPEKLSSTSNRIIGIVETVGLKLVVGATAETLLSPSLSLAVKPADGTNFQAASFTISDPSNVLVRGAPRLTRSVNKESSIPQGSIQLPSTLTQNLTPEEKLQVSRLQFNFFQQSTVFQDNSLGERKLISGILGASVANLSIRGLTDNVVFQMRNLEPVPANFVASCVYWDFTLNNDSGGWNPDGCFLQNSTDNETICACNHLTSFAILLALARDPLISRVQATILTFITYIGCGVSAIFLSITLLTYLAFEKLRKDVPSKILIELCFALLLLNLVFLVDAWLALYPDAVGLCISTAWFLHYFLLVSFTWMGLEAVHMYMAIVKVFNSYTSHYMLRFSVVGWGVPMLVVIIVIAIDKNNYGLVSYGRFPDGTTDDFCWLRNDVAFYVAVVAYFCVIFIFNVIMFIVVLVQLHRVKSQNPHNVKHRVTVQDVRSVVGITLLLGLTWGFAFFAWGPVNLPFMYLFSIFNSLQGFFIFVFHCAVKDNVRKQWRTYLCCGKMRLAENSEWSRTATQKTVRRSPMTSFNSSQNNNSPSSSTFLVSNSSDGTNGISSPFDDRTITADEVDVVQNEINRQYRNQQAT